The Lysobacter gummosus sequence CATCGACACCCGGCCGATGACCTGGGTGTCGTGGCCGGCCACGCGCAGCGGCGTGCCCGAAGGCGCGGCGCGCGGGTAGCCGTCGCCGTAGCCGATCGCGGCCACGCCGATCAGCATGTCCTGCGGCGCTTGCCAGGTCGCGGCGTAGCCGATGCGTTCGCCCTTGCGTACGCGGTTGACCGCGATCAGGCGCGTGGACAGGGTCATCGCCGGGCGCAGGCCGAAGTCGGCGCCGGTGCGGCCTTCCACCGCGCTGATGCCGTACAACAGGCCGCCGGGACGAATCCAGTCGGCGTGGGCTTCGGGCCAGCCGAGCACGGCGGCGGAATTGGACAGCGAGCGCACGCCGCGCAAGCCCTCGGTGGCGGCGGCGAAGGCCGCCAACTGCTCGCGGGTCTGGCGGCTGCCGGGCGAGTTGCCGTCGAACTCGTCGGAGCTGGCGAAGTGATTCATCAGCACGATGCCGTCGGCGACGCTGGCCGCTTCGCTCAGGCGCGCATAGGCCTCGCGCACCTGTTCGGGGGCGAAGCCGAGCCGGTGCATGCCGCTGTCGACCTTGAGCCAGCAACGGATCGGATCGCCCGGCGCGGCCTGCTCCAGCATTTCGATCTGGCTGATGTGGTGGACCACCGTCTCCACGCCGAGGCGGCGCAGTTGCGGCAGATCGTCGGCCTCGTCGAAGCCCGACAACAGCACGATGGGCTGCGACAGCCCGGCCGCGCGCAGGCGGTCCGCGTCCGACAGCGCGGCCACGCCGAACGCGTCGGCGCCTTCGAGCGCGCGCGCGACGCGTTCGAGCCCGTGGCCGTAGCCGTCGGCCTTGACCACGGCCATCACCCGGCTGTGCGGAGCCAGCGCCCGGGCCTGGGCGAGGTTATGACGCAGAGCGTCGGTGTGGATGTTTGCGCAAGTCGGTCGTGCCATGGCGCCTAGTCTAGCGAAGGCCCCTGCCCGGCCTATGAGCCCAATGTGAAGTCGGGCCGAGGCGGCACGCTGTGCAAACCGCGCGACGCGCCGGAGTCAGAACCATTGCTGCTGATAGAGCGGTTCGACGACGGCCTGGAATTCGCGGGTAAACGCGGCCAGATACAGCTTGCCGCCGATGCGGCGGAAGATCAGCAGTGGGAACGCGTCGCGCTCGACGCGGCCCTCGGCCGGAACGCGCAGGGCGTCGCGCCGCCATTTCGATTGCAGCGCGGACCGGATCGGGCGCTTGCCTTCGTCGTCGCCGGAGAACCAGATGTAGACGCCTTCGAACGATTCCTTCGCCGGCAGGGCCGGGCCAAAGTCCGCGCCTGGGTGACGCCCCGCCGATCCGGCGAACACGCTGCCGCCGATCACTTCCGCGACGACGCGGCCGGGCGCGGCGGTGGCGATCTGCGCGTGCACCGATGCGCCGTGCAGTTGCCGTTGTCCGGCGAGTTCGCGCAGATAGGCCAAAGCGAGGCTGTCGGGCGCAACCGAGTGAGCAAAGGCGCGGGCGATGCCGTCTTCGCCTTCGCCGTCGCGCTTGGCCGAGGCCGAATAATCGGCCGTGAAGCGCTGCACCCAGTCGGCGTAGGCCGAGGCGGCGACCGGATCGAGGGTTGCCGGCAGCGGCGAGCGCAGCTCCGGCTTGGGCGACGGCCGGCCGTGGACATCGAGCACGGCCCATTGCCAGCCGACCGGGCCGATGCAGCAATCGGTGATCAGCCACAGCCTGCCCGGACGGGCGCTTTGTTGGGCCTGCCACAGTTGTGTTTGCTCGGCTTCGCCGATGGCGATGGCGTCTGCCTGCCGGCCTTGCAGGATCGGCGCGGATGCGGCGGCGTTGGCGATCGCTTCGGGCCGGCGGGCCAGGTCTTCGTTCGTGGCGACGATGCGCCAGGCGCCGGCCTCATCCCATAGTTCATCCAGCGGGCGTGCCGCACGCATGCTGTCGACGCCGCCGTCGCGGTGCATCAGCCGTACCGACCAGCGCGGTGCGATCGGCTTGGGGTTGGAGTTGACCACCAGCCATAGGCGCGGGCCCGTCGCTGCCTCGCCCGCTTTCTCGATTCGCAGGTAGCGCTCGCGCAGTGTGCGCAGTTGCGCGGGACTGAGCCGGACCAGGCCGTTCGGCGCGGTGATGCCTTCGGCCAGCGCGTGTGCGTTGCCCAGGGCCTCGTAGACGCCGGTGGCTTCGACGATGCGCCAGTCGGCGTCCTCGTTGCCGCTCGCCAGCTCCAGGGCGGCTTGATCCAGCGGCGGCGCGGCCTGCGCGGGGCTCGCGGCGCAGGCGAACACCAGTGCGGAAATCCCTAGCCAACGGGCGATCGTGGATGCCATTGTCGATTCGTCTTCCATGTCCAGGGCTCAGTCTGACCGAGTTCGGCTGGGATGGTCGCGAAAGATCTAAAGATGCGCCGGGTCGGGCTGGGTATCGCGGATTTGAGTGCGCGCGGCGAACTGAGCCGAAAGCATCGGGCCTGAAGGCCCTCCCACAAAAACGGCTGCGGTGGCGAAAGAACCGCGATAAAGCATCGGGCCTGATGACCCTCCCATAAAAAAACCGCGCGTGGCGAACCACGCGCGGCTTCTTGTTTGCGTCCGGACCTTGCGGCCGGAAGCCGCGAATCAGTCGCAGCGGCGCTCGATCACGGTCTCGGTCTTGTTCTGCTGGTGTTCCTGGATCTTACGGCCGGCGAACGCGCCGCCCACGGCACCGGCTGCGGTCGCGAGCTTCTTGCCGTTGCCGCCGCCGACCTGGTTGCCCAGCAGGCCGCCGGCCACCGCGCCGATCGCCGTGCCGGCGATCTTGTGCTGGTCCTTGATCTGCTTCGGACGCTGCACTTCGACGTTGTAGCAATGCGGGGTCTTCTTGGACGACTTGGACTGAGCGCCCGCGGCGCCGGTCACCATGACGCAGGACATCAGTACGGCGGCGATCATGGTCTTGATATTGGAATTCATATAACTCACCGATGGAGTTGGGGGGCAATGGCTACGATGCGCCGCGACTCGTCATCAACGCGTCAATCCGTGGACGAACCCACGCACCGCGGACGCAGGCTAGCCCGAACTGGCTGAACGGGCGCATGCAAGAAACCGGTTGCATGCAACAAAACTTCATAGCGTGCGCGAGGTCAATAATCGCTCGCGACGGCTTCTTCCGCCATCGAACGGGGCCGGGAGGCCTCGCGCGAGCGCCGAGGCCCCATTCGTGATGCGGCGAAACTGACCTATGATTCGCCGCATCGGCAGGTCGCGCTTGCGATGCCGCCACCCTGCCCGACCGCTCACACGACCAACGCGCTGCAACAAGGAGTTCCCGCGAATGAATCGCTCGATCCCGGCCATGACGCTCTGCCTCGTGCTCGCCGCCTGCAAGGCCGGCGCGCCCTCCGACACCGCCGCGCCGGCGGCGACGCCCGCGCCCGCCGCGAATACGGAACCGGCCGCGCAGCCCGCGCCTGCGCCCGCCGCGGCACCGGCGGCCAAGCCGGTTTACCAGTTCTCCTTCGCTGCCAAGAGCGAAGAGTCGAAGGACCCGCGCATCGTCGATTGGGGCGAAGACGGCTGCGGCCGCTACCCGATCGTCAAGGTCGACTCGATTCCGCTGTCGGACCCGTGGCTGCTGCCCGACTCGGTGGTCGAGTTCGATGCCAAGGGCCAGGAGCTGACCCGTTGGGGCAAACCGATGGGCTCGGATCTGATCGGCCTGGACGGGCAGCGACTGCAGTTCCGGGTGGACGACAAGTGGCAGCGCGGCGCCTTCGCCACCGATGCCTCCGGCACGGTCGAACCGATCACCAGCCAGGCGGCCTCGCTGTACGACACGGCGAAGATGGTCGATTGCCCGAAGCTGCCGAGCTTTGCCCAGTCCGACGCCGAGCAGTGCTTCGTGATCAAGGATGCGAGCGGAGCCGAACGGCGCCTGGCTTGGGAAGGTCCTTGCACTTGAGCGGCATTCGGGCCGGTTGAGTCCGGCGGTCGCAAGCGCCGGCGCAGAGCGGCGCCGCGGCTCATCGACTCGCTAATGAAAAGCCCCGCGTCGCAGCGGGGCTTTTCTTTTGTACGGGCGAACGGCATTCCGGCTTGCACGCAAGCCGTCGCCTCACCCCGTCATTCGCCATCCACCGAAGTCACCAGGGCCCACGCCTGCTTGCCGGCGAGCCCGCGTCCGATCGCCTCCGCGTACTGCGCGCGCATCTGCTCCAGCGCCTGCGCGACCTCGTCGGCGGGGATCGCGATCGCGGACGCATCGGCCGGCGTGCCGCCCAGGTAGGCCCATTCGGCGGCGAGCTGCGCCAGCGCCTGTTGTACGGTCGCGCCGTCGCGGCCGGCGATGTAGGCGTGCACGGACGCGCGTTTGCGCACGATCAGGTACTCGGAAAAGATCCGCTCCTGCAATTGCGGGTCGAAGGCTTGCACGGGATCGAGCTTGAGCGCGCGCACGGCGAGATCGACGCTGGATGGAATGAGCTGGTATTTGCCGATCGCGAACAGGCGGTCGGGATCGTTGCGCGGCAGATGCTGCAGGTTCTGCACCTGGCGCAAGGTCAGGCGCGAGAAGTCGATGCGCTGTCCCTGCGAATCGCCGCTGCGGCCGCGATTGAAGGCGCCGTATCCGCCCGAGCCGCGTTCGATCAGTGCGCTCAGCGGATTGCTCACGGGGGTCCTCACGACTGCATGGCGGGGGTTGGCGGCGAGGAGCATCGTACCGCGATCGGGCGCATGCCGATCTTGCGCAAACGGTGCGCGAGATCGCAGTGTGGTTGGCGGGAGTTCGTGTGAGCCGGCGTGTAAGAGCCGGTTCAAAGTTTCTGCTTCGGGCGCCGTTTTTTTTGCTCGTCATTCCCGCGAACGCGGGAATCCAGCGCCTTTCGTGCGAGAACGCCTGAACTCACTGGATTCCCGCGTTCGCGGGAATGACGATCTGAAAGGATCGCGCTGAAGTCTCTGGATCCCCGCCTCCGCGGGAATGACGGACTGGAGAGATGGCGCTGAAGCCTTTGGATGCTCGGCTTCGCCAAAGTAAAGCGGAGCCCGCTTTCGCGGGAATGACGAACAAAAAAAGCGGCGCCCGAAGCAGAAGCTTTGAGCCGGCTCTTACGCGAGCAATACCGAGCCCAACAACAACCGGCCCCGCCGAAGCGGGGCCGGTTGTCTCGTGCGGATGAGGATCGATCAACAGGCAGCCGAGAGCCGCCTGCGAAGCCCGACAATCGTCAGGCTCATCCGATCCAAGCCATCAACGCCCCGGAGCCGCCAACTGCTGGCGCTGTTGCTGCTCCTGGTCGTGCTGCTGGCTCTGCTTGGCCATGTGGTCGCTCATCTGCTGCATCGGCGGGGTCGGCGCCTGGGTGTCCACGCGCACGTGGAAGCCGGGGGTCGAACCTTGCACCAGCACATCGCTGCCGTTCTTCCACACGGTGCCGACCTGGTCCGGGCGGGTCATGCCGTTCTCCATCGCCTGCAAGGTGACGTTGGCGACGGCTTCCGGACGCGCGCCCGGCATCTGCCGGCCGATGGCGGTGTACAGCGCATGGTTGGGATGCGAGGCATCGGTGATCAACGGGCCGGCAGCGGCTTCGCGCGGGGCCGGCGGTGTGCCCGGCGTCGGCGACGGCGCCGCCGGAGCCGTGCTCTGCGGCGCGGCCGGCGTTGCGGTCGGTGCGTTGACCTCGGCGTTGGCGGTCACCCGGCCCTGCGGCAGTTGCCGGCCGATCGCGTCCAGGGTGCGCTGATCGGCGATGCCGGTCGGTTCCAGATTGTGCGCGCTCTGGAAATTGCGCACCGCGCCGGCGGTGTGTTCGCCGTAGATGCCCGAACGGGTTTCCAGCGGCTGGCCGCGCTCGTCGCGCACGCCGAGCTGGTTCAGGGACTGCTGCAGGCCGCGCACGTCGGCGCCGCGTTCGCCCTGGCGCAGCACGCCGTCGGCCATCGCGTCGCGGGTCGCCGGCGTCGGTGCCGGCGTGGTCGGAGCGGCCGGCGTGGTCTGGCCGCGGCCGGGCACGGTCAGGTGCTGCATCGGATCGACCGCGACGCCGTTGACGCGATACTCGAAGTGCAGGTGGGTGTCGCCCTGACGCGGCGTGTTGCCGGTGCGGCCCATGGTGCCGATCTGCTGGCCGGGCTCGACATGCTGGCCGTCGCGCACGTTGATGTCGCGCATGTGCATGTAGACCGTGGTGACGCCGTTGCCGTGGTCGATGCTGACCATGTTGCCGGCCGCGCCGTTGTTGGGTTTCACGTGCACGGTGCCGCCGCCGTAGGCCTGGATCGGGTCGCCTTCGCGGCCGACGATGTCCACGCCCTTGTGGGTGCGCGCGCCGCCGCCGCGCGAGGTGCCGAATTCGCCATGTCCTTCGCCCGGCTTGTCGGCATGGTTGATGGTGGTGTTGCCCGGCGCCGGCCAGTGGCCGGTGCCCTGCGGCTGCGGCGTCGCCGGGGCCGGATGGTTGCGGCTGGCTTCGGGCAATTGCAGTTGCGTCTGCACCGCCGCCAGAGTGGCGCGATCGGCCACGCCGGTTTCCGGCAGATGGTTGGCATGCTGAAAGCTGCGCACCGAGGCCGCGGTATGCGCGCCGTAGACGCCGGAGGTGGTTTCTAGCGCCTGTCCGCGCTCGTCCTTGAAGCCGAGCTGGTTCAAGTTGCGCTGCAGCTGACGCACCGGTTCGCCGCTCTCGTTGCGGCTCAGGACGCCGTCGGCCAGCGGATTGGCCGGCGTCTGGGTCTGAGTGCGGGTCGGGCCGACGTCGGTGACCGTGCGCCAGGCCTGCTCCGGCGTCTGGCCGCGGCCGATCGCTTCCTGATAGTTGGCGCGCATCTGCTGCAGGGCGCGGCCGGCGTCGGGCGCCGAGATCGAGGCGGCATTGCCGCCGACGCCGCCGTAACGGCTGCGGCCGGTGTCTGGATCGGCCACGCTGGCCCATTCGCCGGCCAGCTGATCCTGGGCGCGATGCAAACTCGCGCCGGGCTGACCGGTGATGTAGTCGCGGATGCCGGGTTGCTTACGCGAGATCAGGTAATCGGAAAAGATCCGCTCCTGCAGTTCGGGGGTGACGCGCTGGTTCGGGTCCAGGCGCAGGCTGGCCACGGCCAGATCCATGGTGCCGGGAATGATCTGGTATTTGCCGACCGCGAACAGGCGGTCGGGATCGCCCGCGGGCAGATGCTGGCGACGCTGCAGTTCGCCCAGGGTCATCTGCGAGAAATCGATGGTGCGTCCGTTGGCATCGCCGGCGCGACCGCGGTTATAGGAACCATAGCCGCCTTCGCCGCGCTCCAGGAGCTCGCTCAGTGGATTGCTCATGTTGGAAATCTCCGTTTACTGACAAGTGGTTGGATGGCGTATCCGGAGAGTTTCGTCCTGAATCAGCTCCGGCCATGGCAAGCGGGACGGGTGTCCGACTTGCACTTCGCGGCACGGATCCTTGCTAATCCGTACCGCTTGCGGCCCTGACTGCACCGCGACCTGCCGGGGTTCACTGGCAGGCGTTTGCTGGGTTCCTCTGTAACGTCTGGTGGAAACGTCTGGGTGGAAACATCTTGTGTAAGTCTGATCCGGCGGGCGGCGCGTGATTGCGCGCCGGGCCCTGGCCCGATCCGGCGGCCGCTCAGCGCGGCCGTCCCGGTGTTATTTGCTGAAACTCCATTCGGTCACACGCAGGCGCGAGTCCGCGCCGGCCACGTTCCAGTCTTCGATCATGCCGTAGCTGGTGACTTCCAGGCGCTGCGCATCGTGACTGAAGCGGGTGGTGGCGTAGCCGTCGCCGCTGTAGGCGCTCAGCTCGGGGATGTCGGTGCAGGCCCGGCAGATCGCCAGGTCCGGGTTTTCCTTGCAGGTCTGTTCGTCGTGGCCGACCACCTGGGTCCGGCACTGCGGGTCCACGACCGGCTGCCAGCCGCCGTCCAGGGCGAGCTTGCGCAGATCGGCGTAGGCCATGTCCTTCTTCAACGCATCTTGCAGAGACGACATGTCGGGCTGTCCTTGCTGGGAAACGGTGGCGGCCGGTGCAGGCGTGGCGGCGGCGGGTGCGGCGGCGCTCGGCGCAGCCGGTGCCGGGGGCGCCTTGCACGCGGCCAGCGCCGCGGTCGCGGCCAGCAGCACGGCGGCGGCGCGGGCGCCTGCACGGAATCGGGAATCGACCATGACACTTCCTGTGTGAGTTCAGACGAACTGGAGCAACACCGGCAAGGCTACCGTTCCGGCCTTGCACACGGCAACTGCCGGCGGCGACGGCGGGCCTTGGCCCGACCGGCGGCGGCTTGAACGCGGAAAGTTTGGATCAGTTGGCAGGCTAGCCGGCGAATGCGGCAATGCCCTGCCCCAGCAGCCGCCCGGCCGATGCGGGGCGGCGCAGGCGGATGCGGACTTACTCGAACGAACCGACCGAATCGTGGGCCAGGTTGTCGAAGCGGGTGTACTCGCCGAAGAACTTGAGCTTGAGCGAGCCGGTCGGGCCGGAACGCTGCTTGCCGATGATGACCTCGGCCAGACCTTTGTCCGGCGAGGTTTCCTTGTTGTAGTAATCGTCGCGGTAGATGAAGACGATCACGTCCGCGTCCTGCTCGATAGCGCCCGATTCGCGCAAGTCGGCCATCACCGGACGCTTGTCGGCGCGCTGTTCCAGCGAGCGGTTGAGCTGCGACAGCGCGATCACCGGCAGGTTGAGTTCCTTCGCCAGATGCTTGAGCGAGCGCGAGATTTCGGAAATTTCCGTGGCGCGGTTTTCGTTGTTGCCCGGCACCGACATCAGCTGCAGGTAGTCGATCACGATCAGACCCAGGTCGTGCTCGCGCTTGAGCCGGCGCGACTTGGCGCGCAGCACTTCCGGCGACAGGCCCGGGGTGTCGTCGATGAAGATCTTGACCTCGCGCAGTTGGCGGATCGCGCCGGTGACGCGCGCCCAGTCCTCGTCCTCGAGCTGGCCCGAGCGCAGGCGCTGGGCGTTGACGCGGCCGACCGAGGAGATCAGTCGCAGCGCCAGCTGGCTGGCGGACATTTCCATCGAGAACACCGCCACCGCTTTCTTGGTGCGGAACGCGGCATGCTCGGCGATGTTGAGGGCGAAGGCGGTCTTGCCCATCGCCGGACGCGCGGCGAGGATCAGCAGATCGGTGTTCTGCAGGCCGGCCGTCATCTCGTCGAATTCGGTGTAGCCGGTCGGGATGCCGGTGACCGAGCCGCCGTTGGCGTAGCGGGTCTGCAGCACGTCGAAGGCTTCCGACAGCGCCTTGGTGACCGGGGTGAAGTCGGTCCGGCCGCGGGCGCCGGCTTCGGCGATCGCGAACACCTGCTGCTCGGCCTTGGCCAGGATCTCGCCGCTGTCGCGGCCGTCGGGTTGAAAACCGTCGTTGACGATCTCGGTGCCGACCTCGATCAACTTGCGCATCACCGCCTTGTCGCGAACGATCTCGGCGTAGGCGGTGATGTTGGCAGCCGACGGCGTGGTCGTGGCCAGTTCGATCAGATAGGCGCCGCCGGCGACCTGCTCGGTCAGGCCTTGCGATTCGAACCATTCGCCCAGGGTCACCGCGTCGAACGGTCGGCTCTTTTCCGCCAGCTCGCGGATCGCGCGGTAGATCAGCTGG is a genomic window containing:
- a CDS encoding DUF6053 domain-containing protein, which codes for MGGSSGPMLYRGSFATAAVFVGGPSGPMLSAQFAARTQIRDTQPDPAHL
- a CDS encoding replicative DNA helicase — translated: MSARGFRGEKRFETRAEQRIDQLRVPPQSVEAEQAVLGGLMLAPDAYDRVADQIVEEDFYRRDHQLIYRAIRELAEKSRPFDAVTLGEWFESQGLTEQVAGGAYLIELATTTPSAANITAYAEIVRDKAVMRKLIEVGTEIVNDGFQPDGRDSGEILAKAEQQVFAIAEAGARGRTDFTPVTKALSEAFDVLQTRYANGGSVTGIPTGYTEFDEMTAGLQNTDLLILAARPAMGKTAFALNIAEHAAFRTKKAVAVFSMEMSASQLALRLISSVGRVNAQRLRSGQLEDEDWARVTGAIRQLREVKIFIDDTPGLSPEVLRAKSRRLKREHDLGLIVIDYLQLMSVPGNNENRATEISEISRSLKHLAKELNLPVIALSQLNRSLEQRADKRPVMADLRESGAIEQDADVIVFIYRDDYYNKETSPDKGLAEVIIGKQRSGPTGSLKLKFFGEYTRFDNLAHDSVGSFE
- a CDS encoding peptidoglycan-binding protein, with product MSNPLSELLERGEGGYGSYNRGRAGDANGRTIDFSQMTLGELQRRQHLPAGDPDRLFAVGKYQIIPGTMDLAVASLRLDPNQRVTPELQERIFSDYLISRKQPGIRDYITGQPGASLHRAQDQLAGEWASVADPDTGRSRYGGVGGNAASISAPDAGRALQQMRANYQEAIGRGQTPEQAWRTVTDVGPTRTQTQTPANPLADGVLSRNESGEPVRQLQRNLNQLGFKDERGQALETTSGVYGAHTAASVRSFQHANHLPETGVADRATLAAVQTQLQLPEASRNHPAPATPQPQGTGHWPAPGNTTINHADKPGEGHGEFGTSRGGGARTHKGVDIVGREGDPIQAYGGGTVHVKPNNGAAGNMVSIDHGNGVTTVYMHMRDINVRDGQHVEPGQQIGTMGRTGNTPRQGDTHLHFEYRVNGVAVDPMQHLTVPGRGQTTPAAPTTPAPTPATRDAMADGVLRQGERGADVRGLQQSLNQLGVRDERGQPLETRSGIYGEHTAGAVRNFQSAHNLEPTGIADQRTLDAIGRQLPQGRVTANAEVNAPTATPAAPQSTAPAAPSPTPGTPPAPREAAAGPLITDASHPNHALYTAIGRQMPGARPEAVANVTLQAMENGMTRPDQVGTVWKNGSDVLVQGSTPGFHVRVDTQAPTPPMQQMSDHMAKQSQQHDQEQQQRQQLAAPGR
- the alr gene encoding alanine racemase, producing the protein MARPTCANIHTDALRHNLAQARALAPHSRVMAVVKADGYGHGLERVARALEGADAFGVAALSDADRLRAAGLSQPIVLLSGFDEADDLPQLRRLGVETVVHHISQIEMLEQAAPGDPIRCWLKVDSGMHRLGFAPEQVREAYARLSEAASVADGIVLMNHFASSDEFDGNSPGSRQTREQLAAFAAATEGLRGVRSLSNSAAVLGWPEAHADWIRPGGLLYGISAVEGRTGADFGLRPAMTLSTRLIAVNRVRKGERIGYAATWQAPQDMLIGVAAIGYGDGYPRAAPSGTPLRVAGHDTQVIGRVSMDLMTIDLRGVPAAKVGDPVELWGPELPVERIAQISGTIGYELTCSITRRVRFVEA
- a CDS encoding glycine zipper 2TM domain-containing protein, with the protein product MNSNIKTMIAAVLMSCVMVTGAAGAQSKSSKKTPHCYNVEVQRPKQIKDQHKIAGTAIGAVAGGLLGNQVGGGNGKKLATAAGAVGGAFAGRKIQEHQQNKTETVIERRCD